A window of Streptomyces armeniacus contains these coding sequences:
- a CDS encoding carbohydrate ABC transporter permease, protein MAPARTRAPARTRPPARMRRGAALEWIGVHALAVAAALFFVLPFVFVLLTAVMNDNQALTRDLWPDTWEWGNFRTVWETPGFLTWWRNTLLYAGLGTVLAVGSSIPVAYALAKFRFRGRNIMMMAVIAMMMLPPQVVIVPMYLFWAKQLDLSGTLWPLIVPMAFGNPFTIFLLRQFLLTIPKEYTEAARIDGCGEFRAMLRIVLPMAKPALAAVALFHFFYCWNDYFGPQIYASENPGAWTLSYGLESFKGAHQTDWNLTMAATVLIMAPVIVVFFFAQRAFIEGVTLTGVKG, encoded by the coding sequence ATGGCCCCGGCCCGTACGCGCGCCCCGGCCCGTACGCGCCCTCCGGCCCGTATGCGCCGCGGCGCGGCGCTGGAGTGGATCGGCGTCCACGCGCTGGCCGTGGCGGCGGCGCTGTTCTTCGTCCTGCCGTTCGTCTTCGTGCTGCTCACCGCCGTGATGAACGACAACCAGGCGCTCACCCGCGACCTGTGGCCCGACACCTGGGAATGGGGCAACTTCCGCACCGTCTGGGAGACCCCCGGATTTCTCACCTGGTGGCGCAACACGCTGCTCTACGCGGGCCTCGGCACGGTGCTCGCCGTCGGCTCCAGCATTCCCGTCGCCTACGCCCTCGCCAAGTTCCGCTTCCGCGGCCGCAACATCATGATGATGGCGGTCATCGCGATGATGATGCTGCCCCCGCAGGTCGTCATCGTGCCCATGTACCTGTTCTGGGCGAAGCAGCTCGACCTGTCCGGCACGCTGTGGCCGCTGATCGTCCCGATGGCGTTCGGGAACCCGTTCACCATCTTCCTGCTCCGGCAGTTCCTGCTGACGATCCCCAAGGAGTACACGGAGGCGGCCCGTATCGACGGCTGCGGCGAATTCCGGGCGATGCTGCGCATCGTGCTGCCCATGGCGAAACCCGCCCTGGCCGCCGTCGCGCTGTTCCACTTCTTCTACTGCTGGAACGACTACTTCGGCCCGCAGATCTACGCGTCCGAGAACCCCGGTGCCTGGACGCTCAGCTACGGCCTCGAGTCCTTCAAGGGAGCCCACCAGACCGACTGGAACCTCACGATGGCGGCCACCGTTCTGATCATGGCGCCGGTGATCGTCGTCTTCTTCTTCGCACAGAGAGCCTTCATCGAAGGCGTCACCCTGACGGGAGTAAAGGGCTAA